A genome region from Megalobrama amblycephala isolate DHTTF-2021 linkage group LG18, ASM1881202v1, whole genome shotgun sequence includes the following:
- the znf462 gene encoding zinc finger protein 462 isoform X1, translating into MEVLQCDGCDFRAESNDELKTHIQDVHTAFLQPTEVGEGEESPRRSRSNSLNSHSQTEDEEDLTNHDYDSLKKEAGIHSFNKDLGHSSGSKQAKHNQSAKPSNKTSTSFFQCKFCVRYFRSSSLLSEHTRKVHGEASDERSFKASKQASCSAVTYDGVGTVFSCQYCTYKSPHRARILKHQKVHHKEGQPGHSAPPVEAEVLDLDSDASSVEGQCEESQGTVERRVLESMIKPQSKGSFNCEWCGFQTLQRQQLADHMMKKHRNMVKIMISLQQPKMQDGSAGSSKSDSASSRRSTPTSNLNLNDLASNEVSSANASSIKGSSGNASLKSTSGISSFQYSQLTAKIPNSTGSSILSERSTFTMSDMSRSGMDLDASILNDSRSSSDDELCDLDDPHYTEPAEDSTKLLLSEEVNDLLETKGVPFKRHMNRFQCPFCSFLTMHRRSISRHIENIHLSGKATVYKCDKCPFLCTNPLKLDAHKQCHGGSSEWDTMDLTSESLDGQGERSEPVNGGNGSSKINGKKSNAVEEQQGPHRCSLCNFSTITLKGLRVHQQHKHSYCDGTQVTGQEGLSNEQQDSESESYSSSSFVQKTQTSILGFSTKKHLIGKTARKSINDLPLDLSPVKKRTRIDEIANNLQSKISQSQQHEDVINLEEMDDDVEENGNHVDVETSKERETPDAQSQHYTFNTQNLHVRNSGGLQAERGVGKRKRSLQSKLGSRNIPVQVTISDDEDNYSASLESKDAQDQSSQDGRETYQDTVEYTGEPGNLFYCKHCEYQNKSARSVSTHYQRMHPYIKFSFRYILDPEDQSAVFRCLECFIEYNNFNDLHQHYMTHHPEASNVLNFNQPDLVYMCRFCSYTSPNVRSLMPHYQRMHPSVKINNAMIFSSYMVDQPHKSAAESQTLREILNSGPKSLGSTSSGSRSSSSPALKSICKTPEANTEAEAFREGGNVVVYDCDVCSFSSPNMHSVLVHYQKKHPEQKASYFRIQKTMRVISVDRAQLSSNSTYSLTSTPKSSNAILPVALDEDVYYCKHCVYNNRSVVGVLVHYQKRHPEIKVTAKYIKQAPPTPGLLKLMDELQIAPPKQFLKQFNNNGIEGSGSSNTKGSSDKGEPEMLFFCQHCDYGNRTVKGVLIHYQKKHKDVKANADLVRRHTAVVRSQRERAQMIHAGSSTSTATVATEAEKSRSLRSLKCRHCVYTSPYVYALKKHLKKDHPTVKATAMTILHWAYQDGVLEAGYHCEWCIYSHAEPSGLLMHYQRRHPEHNVDYTYMASKLWAGPDTSTSRQGGNSETKHYQCRDCAFEACSIWDITNHYQVVHPWAIKGDESVLIDIIKGNQAPEKLLPQLAKGHVSTSSPFNSHQQEETAVEVSRPTHERQSNLSLSATSSISNNPYQCTVCLSEYNSLHGLLTHYGKKHPGMKVKAADFAQEADINPSSVYKCRHCPYVNSRIHGVLTHYQKRHPSIKVTAEDFADDVEHVHDLASEGDERSKTQRQGYGAYRCKMCPYTHGTLEKLKIHYEKYHNQPAADMFKTTATQSPARRDDLVAECSSSSVTEVSEICDLDLTLSEVAKSDKNAVFKCQLCKYFCSTRKGIARHYRIKHNNVRAQPEGKNNVFKCALCAYTNPIRKGLAAHYQKRHDIDAYYTHCLAASKTVGEKPNKVMLPLASDAEAPVMSEELRLAVDRRKCSLCSFQAFSRKSIVSHYIKRHPGVFPKKQPSSKLGRYFTVIYSKEAEKPPSTEEVEIVEVKDEVEPEGDLDWLPFKCLKCFKLSFSAEELLVMHYNDCHSKELKWDFVTIPSPAEDGTELYQCTHCEIKFLTLPELGVHLMNHNEDFQKRAMRLERRKQLQSKQRTTETPEAKPENKVDSTPAKTPIGYRCNFCVEVHPTLRAICNHLRKHVQYGEAKEGHVKQEAAETSDAVPVDGITNGDVEDVDVVNADPSETGTPPAGVDMETEAPVEAGPMVVTPEPEKPRVVPGHPCGMCNRMFMSMQGLRSHERSHSAVALVNRDDKYSCQFCHFASPFRHNLDRHVQSHHGHQKPFRCKSCPFKSSYLSRLKSHLHKAHAGENTYKCVSCAFSTTTISQLKEHSLQEHGETLTLPKLKAGAALRSTRPSAEHSDENTPLDPECTESVAYLEPADVQQQLSHFQLASRVQADVPSSPSASAPPPPPDAPVPQARPDSILTCEFCEFSSGYMQSLRRHYRDRHGGKKLFKCKDCSFFTCYKSTFTLHVEGGHSSGAEEPHKDLRCPFCLYHSKHKSSMIDHIVLHREERVVPLEVSRSKLSRHLEGVVFRCHKCTFTCSSEQNLQQHIQKHEELKPYQCQLCYYDSKQLHELEIHLREEHKVIRNFELVGRVNLDQLELMKDKMKDASSSEEEEREEAEAVEEADEEEEQEEEELMDEEEEEEKLPEETSSRTQEAAGVAVPESPVKRYPCEFCGRTFTLSTEWERHVLRHGMTVNGNKKDGSPLPSSAALPLIGPAAVIDRGLDLSTNTVDAARADQPDQSKCPIQNEEDIKTLETKNDP; encoded by the exons ATGGAAGTGCTGCAGTGCGATGGATGTGATTTCCGTGCAGAGTCGAACGATGAGCTCAAGACGCACATACAGGACGTCCACACAGCTTTCCTGCAGCCCACAGAAGTGGGAGAAGGTGAGGAGTCTCCCAGACGGTCCAGGTCAAACTCGTTAAACTCCCACAGCCAAACAGAGGACGAGGAAGACTTGACCAATCACGATTATGACTCCTTGAAAAAGGAAGCAG GTATCCACTCCTTTAACAAAGACCTTGGGCACTCCTCGGGTTCAAAGCAAGCTAAACACAACCAATCAGCAAAACCTTCAAACAAAACTTCAACTTCATTTTTTCAATGCAAGTTCTGTGTGCGGTActtcagatccagctctcttcTCAGTGAACACACCAGGAAGGTCCACGGAGAAGCAAGCGATGAGAGatccttcaaagcttccaaGCAGGCCAGCTGCAGCGCTGTGACTTATGATGGTGTAGGAACTGTCTTTTCCTGCCAGTATTGCACTTATAAATCCCCACACAGAGCACGGATTCTGAAACACCAGAAAGTGCATCACAAAGAAGGTCAACCAGGCCACTCAGCTCCTCCCGTCGAAGCAGAAGTTCTGGATTTGGACTCTGACGCCTCTTCCGTTGAAGGACAGTGTGAAGAGTCACAGGGGACTGTAGAACGTCGCGTGCTGGAATCTATGATCAAACCCCAGTCTAAAGGAAGCTTTAACTGTGAGTGGTGTGGCTTTCAGACTTTGCAAAGGCAGCAGTTAGCCGATCACATGATGAAGAAACACCGTAACATGGTGAAGATTATGATTTCGTTGCAACAGCCCAAAATGCAGGACGGAAGTGCAGGATCCAGCAAGTCTGATTCGGCTTCATCTAGGAGAAGCACTCCAACCTCCAATTTAAACCTGAACGATCTAGCGAGCAATGAAGTTTCCTCCGCAAATGCCTCGTCAATCAAAGGATCCTCTGGCAATGCATCACTCAAGTCCACTTCAGGGATATCAAGTTTTCAGTACTCACAGCTCACAGCAAAAATACCTAACAGCACAGGATCTTCCATACTGTCAGAGAGATCGACTTTCACCATGTCAGATATGTCTAGGTCTGGCATGGATCTAGATGCCAGCATTCTGAATGATTCCAGAAGCAGTTCAGATGATGAACTCTGCGACTTGGATGATCCCCATTACACGGAGCCAGCTGAGGATTCTACTAAGCTGCTTCTGTCAGAAGAGGTTAATGACCTGCTAGAAACTAAAGGAGTTCCATTCAAAAGACACATGAACAGGTTCCAGTGCCCTTTCTGCTCCTTCTTGACCATGCACCGACGTAGTATTTCTCGTCACATTGAGAACATACACTTATCTGGCAAAGCTACAGTGTATAAATGTGACAAGTGCCCATTTCTTTGCACCAACCCACTAAAGCTTGACGCGCACAAACAATGTCATGGTGGGTCTTCCGAATGGGACACCATGGACTTAACCAGTGAAAGTCTAGATGGTCAAGGCGAACGCTCCGAGCCCGTGAATGGTGGAAACGGCAGCTCAAAAATCAACGGGAAAAAATCCAATGCAGTCGAGGAACAGCAGGGTCCTCATCGGTGCTCACTGTGTAACTTCTCCACCATCACACTGAAAGGTCTACGTGTCCACCAGCAACACAAACACTCATACTGTGATGGAACACAAGTCACGGGTCAAGAGGGTTTGTCTAATGAGCAGCAAGATTCTGAGTCCGAGTCCTACAGCTCCTCAAGCTTCGTCCAGAAAACTCAAACATCAATCCTTGGATTTTCAACCAAGAAGCACCTTATTGGGAAGACGGCAAGAAAGTCCATCAACGATTTGCCCTTGGATCTCTCTCCTGTCAAAAAACGGACAAGGATTGATGAAATTGCAAATAATCTCCAGAGCAAGATTAGTCAAAGCCAACAGCACGAGGATGTGATTAACCTTGAAGAGATGGATGATGACGTGGAGGAGAACGGCAATCACGTTGATGTAGAAACGAGCAAAGAGAGAGAAACCCCTGATGCTCAAAGTCAGCActacacattcaacactcagaATCTTCATGTTAGGAATTCTGGAGGTCTTCAGGCAGAGCGTGGCGTTGGGAAAAGAAAGCGCAGTCTGCAGTCCAAACTcggctcaagaaacattcccGTTCAAGTAACCATTTCTGATGATGAAGATAATTATAGTGCCTCTTTGGAATCTAAAGATGCCCAAGATCAAAGCAGTCAAGATGGCAGAGAGACGTATCAGGACACTGTTGAATACACCGGGGAACCCGGGAACCTGTTCTACTGCAAACATTGTGAGTACCAAAACAAGTCAGCTCGCAGTGTCAGCACACACTACCAGAGGATGCACCCTTACATCAAGTTTAGCTTCAGATACATCCTAGACCCAGAGGATCAGAGCGCCGTCTTCCGTTGTCTCGAGTGCTTCATCGAATATAACAACTTTAATGATCTGCACCAGCACTATATGACACACCATCCAGAAGCAAGTAATGTCTTGAACTTTAACCAGCCAGATCTGGTGTACATGTGCCGTTTCTGTTCCTACACAAGTCCAAATGTGCGGAGTCTGATGCCCCATTATCAAAGAATGCACCCTTCAGTGAAGATCAACAACGCCATGATTTTTTCCAGCTACATGGTCGATCAGCCTCATAAAAGTGCTGCTGAGTCCCAAACACTACGAGAAATCTTGAATTCTGGGCCGAAGAGTTTAGGCTCCACCTCGTCTGGGTCCAGGTCATCATCCAGTCCGGCTCTCAAAAGCATCTGCAAAACGCCAGAAGCAAACACTGAGGCTGAAGCTTTTCGAGAAGGTGGTAATGTGGTGGTGTATGACTGTGATGTCTGTTCTTTCTCAAGTCCCAACATGCACTCAGTACTGGTCCATTATCAGAAAAAACACCCAGAGCAAAAGGCCTCGTACTTCCGCATTCAGAAAACAATGCGGGTCATATCTGTTGACCGAGCACAGTTGTCGAGCAATTCAACCTACAGCCTAACCAGCACCCCCAAGTCTTCGAACGCCATCCTACCTGTGGCTCTGGATGAAGATGTTTATTACTGCAAACACTGTGTCTACAACAACCGCTCTGTAGTGGGCGTTCTGGTCCACTACCAAAAGCGACATCCAGAGATTAAGGTAACAGCAAAGTACATAAAGCAGGCACCCCCAACCCCAGGACTGCTGAAACTCATGGATGAGCTGCAGATCGCACCCCCTAAACAGTTTCTGAAGCAATTCAACAACAACGGGATTGAAGGGTCAGGTAGTTCCAACACTAAAGGATCATCTGACAAAGGGGAACCtgaaatgctgttcttctgccAGCACTGCGACTATGGGAACCGCACTGTGAAGGGGGTGTTGATTCATTACCAGAAGAAGCACAAGGATGTGAAAGCCAATGCCGACCTCGTCCGTAGACATACAGCTGTGGTTCggagtcagagagagagagcgcagaTGATCCATGCGGGAAGTTCCACATCCACTGCAACTGTAGCTACTGAAGCAGAAAAATCCAGGTCGTTGCGATCTTTGAAGTGTAGACACTGCGTGTACACGTCTCCTTACGTGTATGCCTTGAAGAAGCATTTGAAGAAGGATCATCCTACTGTGAAGGCCACGGCCATGACGATCTTACACTGGGCTTATCAGGATGGTGTGCTGGAGGCTGGTTATCACTGTGAGTGGTGCATATATTCCCACGCTGAACCAAGCGGGCTGCTCATGCATTACCAAAGACGCCACCCTGAGCACAACGTCGACTACACTTACATGGCCAGCAAGCTTTGGGCTGGTCCTGATACTTCCACAAGCAGACAGGGTGGGAACTCTGAAACAAAGCATTACCAATGCAGAGATTGCGCTTTTGAGGCATGCTCCATCTGGGACATTACTAACCATTACCAAGTAGTGCACCCTTGGGCCATCAAAGGTGACGAGTCTGTCCTCATCGACATTATCAAGGGGAACCAAGCACCTGAAAAGCTGCTCCCACAACTGGCCAAAGGACACGTTTCAACATCCAGTCCGTTCAATAGTCACCAGCAGGAAGAGACTGCAGTTGAAGTCAGTCGCCCAACACATGAGCGGCAATCTAATCTCTCTCTGTCTGCCACCTCGTCTATCTCAAACAACCCTTACCAGTGCACCGTGTGCTTGTCTGAGTACAACAGTCTTCATGGGCTTCTGACCCACTATGGTAAAAAACACCCGGGCATGAAAGTTAAAGCTGCTGACTTTGCTCAGGAAGCAGACATTAACCCCAGCTCAGTTTACAAGTGCAGACACTGTCCGTACGTGAACTCGCGCATCCACGGAGTTCTCACACACTACCAGAAACGACATCCCTCCATCAAAGTCACGGCTGAGGACTTTGCTGATGATGTCGAGCATGTACACGATTTAGCTAGCGAGGGCGATGAGCGATCTAAAACACAGAGGCAGGGCTATGGTGCGTACCGCTGCAAGATGTGCCCTTATACACATGGCACTTTAGAGAAACTCAAGATACACTATGAGAAATATCATAACCAACCTGCTGCAGACATGTTCAAAACAACCGCCACGCAGTCGCCGGCTAGAAGAGATGATCTGGTTGCTgaatgcagcagcagcagtgtgACCGAAGTCTCTGAGATCTGCGACTTGGACCTCACGCTTTCCGAAGTCGCAAAGAGCGACAAGAACGCTGTGTTTAAATGTCAGCTGTGCAAATACTTCTGCTCCACCCGGAAGGGTATCGCTCGACACTACCGTATCAAGCATAACAATGTCCGAGCGCAGCCTGAGGGCAAGAACAATGTCTTTAAATGTGCCCTCTGCGCCTACACCAACCCCATCCGCAAAGGCCTCGCGGCACACTACCAGAAACGGCACGACATCGATGCTTACTACACGCATTGCTTGGCAGCGTCCAAGACGGTGGGGGAAAAACCGAACAAGGTGATGCTGCCCTTGGCATCAGATGCAGAGGCTCCAGTGATGAGCGAGGAGCTGAGGCTCGCAGTGGACCGAAGGAAATGTTCGCTCTGCTCCTTCCAGGCTTTCAGCAGGAAGAGTATCGTTTCTCATTACATAAAGCGCCACCCGGGAGTCTTTCCCAAGAAGCAGCCTTCCAGCAAACTGGGCCGTTACTTCACTGTGATCTATTCCAAGGAAGCAGAGAAGCCTCCTTCCACAGAGGAAGTGGAAATAGTTGAAGTTAAGGATGAGGTTGAACCTGAAGGTGACTTGGACTGGCTCCCctttaaatgtcttaaatgcTTCAAGCTCTCGTTCAGCGCGGAAGAGCTGCTGGTGATGCATTACAATGACTGCCACAGCAAGGAACTCAAGTGGGATTTCGTCACCATTCCGAGCCCTGCGGAAGATGGGACGGAGCTCTACCAGTGCACCCACTGTGAAATCAAGTTCTTGACTCTTCCAGAACTCGGCGTCCATCTGATGAACCACAATGAGGATTTCCAGAAAAGAGCCATGAGGCTGGAAAGGAGAAAACAGCTTCAAAGCAAGCAGAGGACGACAGAGACACCAGAAGCCAAACCAGAGAATAAG GTGGACAGCACACCTGCTAAGACTCCCATCGGCTACAGGTGCAACTTCTGCGTGGAGGTCCACCCCACCCTCCGCGCCATCTGTAACCACCTGAGAAAGCATGTGCAGTACGGGGAGGCCAAGGAGGGACACGTGAAG CAGGAAGCAGCAGAGACGTCTGACGCCGTTCCCGTGGACGGAATCACCAACGGAGACGTGGAGGATGTGGATGTCGTGAACGCCGACCCTTCGGAGACCGGCACGCCACCGGCCGGCGTCGACATGGAGACCGAGGCGCCGGTGGAAGCGGGGCCGATGGTCGTGACGCCGGAGCCGGAGAAGCCGCGCGTGGTTCCCGGGCATCCGTGCGGCATGTGTAACCGCATGTTCATGTCCATGCAGGGCCTGCGCTCTCACGAGAGGAGCCACTCGGCCGTCGCCCTCGTCAACAGAGACGACAAGTACAGCTGCCAGTTCTGCCACTTCGCCTCGCCCTTCAGACACAA ccTGGACCGTCACGTACAGTCACACCACGGCCATCAGAAGCCGTTCCGCTGCAAGTCctgtccctttaaatcctcCTACCTGAGCCGCCTCAAGAGCCACCTGCACAAAGCCCACGCag GTGAAAACACGTACAAGTGCGTCTCGTGTGCGTTCTCCACCACCACCATCAGCCAGCTGAAGGAGCACTCGCTGCAGGAGCACGGAGAGACGCTCACGCTGCCCAAACTCAAAGCCGGAGCCGCCCTGCGCTCCACCCGACCCAGCGCCGAGCACAGCGACGAAAACACCCCCCTCGACCCAGAATGCACCG AGTCGGTGGCGTATCTGGAGCCGGCAGATGTTCAGCAGCAGTTGAGTCACTTCCAGCTGGCGTCTCGAGTCCAGGCCGATGTTCCGTCCAGCCCGTCCGCCTCCGCCCCGCCGCCGCCGCCGGACGCTCCCGTTCCTCAGGCCCGGCCCGACTCCATCCTCACCTGCGAGTTCTGCGAGTTCAGCTCCGGATACATGCAGAGTCTGCGCAGACACTACCGCGACCGGCACGGAGGGAAGAAGCTCTTCAAATGCAAGGACTGCTCCTTCTTCACCTGCTACAA gtctACGTTCACGCTGCATGTGGAAGGCGGTCACAGCAGCGGCGCGGAGGAGCCGCACAAGGACCTGCGCTGCCCCTTCTGTCTGTACCACAGCAAACACAAGAGCAGCATGATCGACCACATCGTCCTGCACAGAG AGGAGCGCGTGGTGCCGCTGGAGGTGTCGCGCTCGAAGCTGTCGCGCCATCTGGAGGGCGTCGTGTTCCGCTGTCACAAATGCACCTTCACCTgctccagcgagcagaacctgCAGCAGCACATCCAGAAGCACGAGGAGCTGAAGCCGTACCAGTGCCAGCTCTGCTACTACGACAGCAAACAGCTGCACGAGCTGGAGATACACCTGCGCGAGGAACACAAG GTGATCCGTAACTTTGAGCTGGTGGGGCGGGTGAACCTGGACCAGCTGGAGCTGATGAAGGACAAGATGAAGGACGCCAGCAGCAGCGAGGAAGAGGAGAGAGAGGAAGCCGAGGCCGTAGAGGAGGCAGACGAGGAAGAGGAGCAGGAGGAGGAAGAGCTGAtggatgaggaggaggaggaggagaagctTCCGGAGGAGACGAGCAGCCGCACACAGGAGGCCGCAG GTGTTGCGGTTCCGGAGTCTCCGGTGAAACGGTATCCGTGCGAGTTCTGCGGCCGCACGTTCACGCTGAGCACGGAATGGGAACGACACGTCCTTCGACACGGCAT GACTGTTAACGGCAACAAGAAAGACGGCAGTCCTCTTCCCTCATCAGCAGCTCTGCCTCTGATTGGTCCAGCAGCTGTGATTGACAGGGGGCTGGACCTATCCACTAACACTGTGGACGCTGCGAGGGCGGATCAACCTGACCAATCCAAGTGTCCGATTCAGAACGAGGAAGACATAAAGACGCTGGAGACCAAAAACGACCCTTAG